The Spiroplasma citri genome has a segment encoding these proteins:
- a CDS encoding MFS transporter, with product MEKLRGVSLTFLTIGGIFSALLFGILIMVANKINSQMFLYNAAYMLLQDIALLVLQFSNMTVYNNIITKPELVGAILIGISSFLVLMYLIPNYLSKNNSYKVFGISWAFIIGLISCVLLTMAVALAGQPRSLNAGLNIFKLNLPINSGFILLFIGPGLTFFGSWFAITYYSKTRKTKSLTQDQKNNLTAINFETGKIGARGLTPQKEMVSQSELTPLEETKNPINNKSVSTTNDLKAKMTLLKAKMARNALLHEQGEAAHLLPVEEDNNATNSKPTIRVGAEGQYLPTIKENEGIVDESPVALLIEQEGDFVQKGDIIKHRDYSAPIFSTESSPSKGKLNSYDSIIIPKSKQHMSLDKTVLAQRIGSVPKPSGKQRINPNARVDSSYDGKVFLGDIDKIWTAGKKYREDITKKPATNNSLQSSELHHNFENENDDKIDDNH from the coding sequence ATGGAGAAATTACGTGGAGTGTCATTAACTTTCTTAACAATTGGCGGAATTTTTAGTGCGTTACTGTTTGGGATATTAATTATGGTAGCAAATAAAATTAATAGTCAAATGTTCCTTTATAATGCTGCATACATGCTATTACAAGATATTGCCCTTTTGGTTTTACAGTTCTCAAATATGACAGTATATAATAATATAATTACAAAACCAGAATTAGTTGGTGCTATTTTAATTGGAATTTCTAGTTTTTTAGTATTAATGTATTTAATTCCAAATTATTTATCAAAAAATAATAGTTATAAAGTCTTTGGAATAAGTTGAGCTTTTATTATTGGATTAATATCTTGCGTTTTATTAACAATGGCTGTTGCGCTTGCTGGTCAACCAAGAAGTCTTAATGCTGGTTTAAATATTTTTAAATTAAATTTACCGATTAATTCAGGATTTATTTTGTTATTTATTGGTCCAGGATTAACTTTCTTTGGTAGTTGATTTGCAATAACTTATTATAGTAAAACACGAAAAACAAAATCATTAACGCAAGATCAAAAAAATAATTTAACAGCGATTAATTTTGAAACTGGTAAAATTGGTGCTCGTGGTTTAACACCCCAAAAAGAAATGGTAAGTCAAAGTGAACTTACTCCTCTTGAAGAAACAAAAAATCCTATTAACAACAAATCAGTTTCAACAACAAATGATTTAAAAGCGAAGATGACCTTATTGAAAGCGAAGATGGCTCGGAATGCTCTTTTACATGAACAAGGTGAAGCAGCACATCTTCTACCAGTAGAAGAAGATAATAATGCTACTAATTCAAAGCCAACAATTCGTGTTGGTGCAGAAGGACAATATTTACCTACAATTAAAGAGAACGAAGGAATTGTTGATGAATCACCCGTAGCACTACTTATTGAACAAGAAGGTGACTTTGTACAAAAAGGTGATATTATTAAACATCGTGATTATTCAGCACCTATTTTTAGTACGGAAAGTTCGCCTTCAAAAGGAAAATTAAATTCATATGATTCAATTATTATTCCAAAATCAAAACAACATATGTCATTAGATAAAACAGTATTAGCTCAACGAATTGGTTCAGTGCCAAAACCAAGTGGTAAACAACGCATTAATCCCAATGCTCGCGTTGATAGTTCTTATGATGGTAAAGTTTTTTTAGGTGATATTGATAAAATTTGAACAGCTGGCAAAAAATACCGTGAAGATATTACAAAAAAACCAGCAACTAATAATTCTTTGCAATCATCAGAGTTACACCATAATTTTGAGAATGAAAATGATGATAAAATAGATGATAATCATTAA
- a CDS encoding Mbov_0401 family ICE element transposase-like protein, which translates to MDINNIINGENFFNKTYEDLNRYAVGEIAYRLENIDDLIFQNYQKYDKFKHYRVKDNIKRTLITLKGKITFNRRRYYKINTITGKEEYIFILDEFLLIKKWQKVGNDVKERILLFLSDDKKYRDILHALEQAKISLMSISNIIKNATTKDKYYINNTNIKINVPHTLYIQVDGTFLKIECDRKKVKKHTLLSTVHTGYDQEKSTEKRHVIANKLGVYEIDNIPIYISKKTKLTRFVVKLILLIISNYNIQDDTEIMILGDGANWIKGVKKDIANCFPNNKVHYTIDKFHLVKRFKDLLPHRRIIKENEETFKQVVDYFYNGKYYELLQCLKESKSFIPSSKKFLRKTINLIKNNEEGIKNQTLWNNIGCHMEGDVSHYGKGIFSKKGIYSEKTVKNKLNTSMLKLRNNIKDFKPPENNSILYNNFNKTKQQNLHLY; encoded by the coding sequence ATGGATATTAATAATATTATTAATGGTGAAAACTTTTTTAATAAAACATATGAAGATTTGAATAGATATGCTGTTGGAGAAATTGCATATAGGTTAGAAAATATAGATGATCTTATTTTTCAAAATTATCAAAAATATGATAAATTTAAACATTATCGAGTAAAAGATAATATTAAAAGAACATTAATTACTTTAAAAGGTAAAATAACGTTTAACAGACGAAGATATTATAAAATTAACACAATAACAGGAAAAGAAGAATATATTTTTATTTTAGATGAATTTTTACTAATTAAAAAATGACAAAAAGTAGGAAATGATGTTAAAGAAAGAATTTTATTGTTTTTAAGTGATGATAAAAAATACCGCGATATTTTACATGCCTTAGAACAAGCAAAAATTAGTTTAATGTCAATTTCAAATATTATAAAAAATGCAACAACAAAAGACAAATATTATATTAATAATACCAATATCAAAATAAATGTCCCACATACTTTATATATTCAAGTGGATGGAACTTTCCTTAAAATAGAATGCGATAGAAAAAAGGTTAAAAAACACACATTATTGTCCACTGTTCATACTGGTTATGATCAAGAAAAATCAACCGAAAAAAGACATGTAATTGCAAATAAGTTAGGTGTTTACGAAATAGATAATATTCCAATTTATATTTCTAAAAAAACAAAATTAACCCGTTTTGTTGTTAAATTAATACTTTTGATAATAAGTAATTATAATATTCAAGATGATACCGAAATTATGATTTTAGGTGATGGAGCAAATTGAATTAAAGGGGTTAAAAAAGATATTGCAAATTGTTTCCCTAATAACAAAGTTCATTATACAATAGACAAATTTCATTTAGTAAAAAGATTTAAGGATTTATTACCCCACCGAAGAATAATTAAAGAAAATGAAGAAACTTTTAAACAAGTTGTTGATTATTTTTATAATGGAAAATATTATGAATTATTACAATGTTTAAAAGAAAGTAAGTCATTTATTCCTAGTTCTAAAAAGTTTTTAAGAAAAACAATTAATTTAATTAAAAATAACGAAGAGGGCATTAAAAATCAAACATTATGAAATAATATCGGTTGTCATATGGAGGGTGATGTTTCCCATTATGGTAAGGGGATATTTTCTAAAAAAGGAATTTATAGCGAAAAAACTGTTAAAAATAAATTGAATACTAGTATGCTAAAATTAAGAAATAATATTAAGGATTTTAAACCACCAGAAAATAATAGTATTTTATATAATAATTTTAATAAAACTAAACAGCAAAATTTACATCTTTATTAA
- a CDS encoding M48 family metallopeptidase, with translation MAFEKVLPYQGNLIKYDLIIKEQKNIVLNVNNGKIKVSAPSYAHDWEIEALIYKNIKKIITVIDFHDNYRKIVINPNGTGYVYVFNEKYPLQLTNENIHTKIVNRQYFLLKDAGSYDENVKKLHHFLKQKFSYKFEQLLNKWATIMNLSYKNLTIKAMVRKWGVCYPQTEKIVLNTKLIHFDSTVLEYVIIHELSHLVHHNHSKFFWYYVEKYMPNYREKVEILKKPGI, from the coding sequence ATGGCATTCGAAAAAGTGCTACCATATCAGGGTAATTTAATTAAATATGATTTAATTATTAAAGAACAAAAGAATATTGTGTTAAATGTTAATAATGGTAAAATTAAAGTATCAGCCCCTAGTTATGCCCATGATTGAGAAATTGAAGCTCTAATTTATAAAAATATTAAGAAAATTATTACTGTAATTGATTTTCACGATAATTATCGAAAGATTGTTATTAATCCAAATGGAACAGGTTATGTTTATGTTTTTAATGAAAAATATCCATTGCAACTAACGAATGAGAATATTCATACTAAAATTGTTAATCGACAATATTTTTTATTAAAAGATGCTGGTAGTTATGATGAAAATGTTAAGAAGTTACATCATTTTTTAAAGCAAAAATTTAGTTATAAATTTGAGCAATTATTAAATAAATGAGCAACAATAATGAATTTATCTTATAAAAATTTAACAATTAAAGCAATGGTTCGCAAATGAGGTGTTTGTTATCCTCAAACGGAAAAAATTGTTTTAAATACAAAATTAATTCATTTTGATTCAACAGTATTGGAATATGTAATTATTCATGAATTATCACATTTAGTTCATCATAATCATTCTAAGTTTTTTTGATATTATGTTGAAAAATATATGCCAAATTATCGTGAAAAAGTTGAAATTTTAAAAAAACCAGGGATTTAA